The segment CGTACGTGTTCTTCAGTAGATTGATTACCACGCAGGCGAGTGGCGCCGTTCGTCAATGACCACGCGCCGCCGCATGGATGGATGGCTGACGAACCAGCCCACCAGTCAGGCGGTGGGCTTGCGGTGGAAGCCCTCGTCGGGGGCGACCGGTTCGGCGGGGGAGGGCACGACGGCGGTGACGACGGCCGCGGGCGGGCCAACGGGGATCCGCCGGGACACCATCTCGTCGACCTTGTCGGGGTCCCCGGAGAGCAGCGCCTCCACGGTGCCGTCGCGGCGGTTGCGGACCCACCCGGCGAGCCCCAGGGAGCGCGCCGTCTCCACGGTCCAGTCCCGGAAGAAGACGCCCTGCACGCGGCCCTTCACCACCACGCGCACCGCCTTGGTGGTGGGAGAAGACTGCTGCGGCGTCGACGGGTCGCTTGGGCCGCCCGCGGATGCCGCCGCCATGGCGCGGCGGGGTACTGCGGTGGCGCCGGTGAAGGGGCGGAGGAAGCGCGGGGCCGTGGCGGAGGCGGAGCTGGAGGGGAACATTCTGGTTTCTGGAGCAGGCAAGGAGAATGCGATGCGATGGTTGGGACCAGGGGGAGCCGGCTTGTCGAGGTAGCCCACTTTGCTAGACACATTTCCCCCCCTGATCTTCTTtgtattttttcctttttctgtaatcttctctactataattgaaatcttctctAGGCAAATCCCACCTACAAGATCAACTACTCACAGCACATATTCTACACATTTAACGGCCCGgattagaagtatgatcacgaccttacacACCCTCAGCCTCGCGTCAATCACACATCACACAAATTCACCACGCGTGCGGCTCCATCACCCACCGCGAGCGCAGCCGCCGCTGCCCGCCCCGGTGCTGCGCCGCCCACCGCGCCCGCCGGAGCTGCGCCAGTCCGCTCGCCCGCCCGTCCTCGTAGCGCCTCTCTCCGTCCTCGGCGAGGGCCTTCGTCTCCTTACTCCCAGTCGACGACCGGCTAGGATTTCGGCCGGCGGCCGCCACGTCTAGCACAGGCTCCTCGTCTACTGCTCCCAGTCCGCTTGAGGCGTGCGACGCAGCCGGGCGAAGGCGCCAGCGCCGAAGTCGGGGAAGATGAGGCGCCGCAGATCGTCGGGGGAACAGATGAGGTGGGGGACGTCACCGTTGGCCCATGGCCAGGTGCGCTCCCGAGCGCAGGCATGGCGGGATGAACGCTGCATCTGGAGGTACAAGATATACGAGGCTGGATACTCCGGTGTGCGGTTGGACCATATCTCAACGAGCGTATATCTCCAGTGTGCGGATCGCGGTTGGGCGGCCCATGGACGTGCGGCAAATTTTGCACTCACCTCTCCGTTTTGGCGGCGTCCTCggcctcctcgccgagctcgaACCAAACGTGCCGCGGGCCGCGGCACACACCCAGTGCAAGGTGAGCTCGCCAATGCCGTGTCGTGCGAGTTTGAATGATTAAACGTTGCTTACCTTTTTGTGTCTTGGATTTGTCTGTGCCTACATTTTAAGACTGCTTAGACGGAATTGTAGCTTCCCGATGCCTTCTTGCATCTTCTTCCAACAGGAGCCTGCAGCCGTTAATTTTTCACAGAAAATGTAGTTTGTTTGCATATATGTATATGACCTGGATTTTATGACAATCATGATCCAAACATTACTGAACACAGTCCCATCTAGATTATTAATAGTCCATGATGACTTCGATTCATCAGCAATGGCGGTTGGACATGATTTCctaaaaatatatattgaaGGTGTCATTTACTGTTTTGTGTTTACCTAAAAACAGTTCATCTAGATACTGTCCTTGTTTTTCTATGTACAGATAGATATTGAAGGTGCCATTGTAAGACCGTTTTGTAGCTGATCCACAATTTGGAAGCTGGATGCGTGAGGGAATTCAAACCTGTTTGATGATGATGTTTCCCACCAACATTGACTTTTCAGTATCAGTGAATTGATTAGCCTTAATTCCATTTTGCACTCTTTGTTGTTGTTTCTTTCCTCTTGCTTGGAATATATTGGGTTAATAATTTTacatatctttttttttgtttgataaCTATGCTTAATGTCCAAGATATTCTTATGTTTTTAGGTTCTTATTAAATGTACCAAGCTCCAAGAGCACACTTTATTAATGGAAGCATAAATTGCTCTTTATAGTTTATATCACTAAAAACAATTATAAGTATTGTTTCCTATAGACGTGGTGTTCGCGAGCACATCTCAACTGAGTAACCTTCAGTTTGTTGGAGCCTAAAATTAATTGAGTAAGTTTTCTTTTGTACGGATTCTGTTTCAAAATTAATCAAAATTGAAGCGGGCTATAGAAAAAAGTTGAAGCCTAAAAATAATCCCATTTGGCAGGAGAAACTGATGCATAAAAATAATATCATTGGCAGGAGAAAGTTCAAGCCTAAAATATATCAAAATTTAGCAGGTTTATCATTTTCATCTTTAAAAATTTAGTTGTGCCCGCCATTGTCAAGCTCCACCACTCCAACAGCGAGGATGTTCATAAACAAGCATGTACTGCATTATAGGAGTTACTCTCTTCTGAAATATGAGACTTACGTAGAGTGATGCTTAGGTTATtctcttttttattttgttttgcagGTTGTATGGACTTTAGGTTATTCCTAGAATGAAACCGTGGTGttagcacgggcactatactagtaACTAATAACACATGTGCATCTCATAACGCTCTTGCTACCATCTCGACCCCTCTTATGGTCGAAGAAAAACAATGACCCATATAGTACTTACAAAGATCAAGTTTGCACTTAAAAACGATAGTGTCCTAACCTTTGTGAATATCCTTTGGTTCaatctataacttttataaaGCAAAACTTCATCAGCTATTTTGTTTAACATGCAAGGTGTTAAACAGTGTCTAGTGTAAACCTCTTCCTGTAATGTTTGTAACCAGTTCAGGTACATTTTATATCTATGAGATCTACGACTTGGTAATCAAATCCTTAATTATAGGACCAACACCATCACCGATGGGCTAATCACCGGCTATATTAACATGAAACTGAGTGTCTAGGAGAGCATCTCGTTCACCCAATTTCACAGAAGGTATCCATCTCAACAATCCACTATAATTTACAATTATAGTTCACTAGCACAAGAATTATCAGATCTACAACAAGACACCATCCACTATGAATACAATCTTCACGATTGTGCTAATAAATCTATACATATATTATATCATGTTCCTGCACTACCAACACCATACATAAAGATTCCTCTTTCATACCCACGACAACGCACGAGGAATCCTCCTAGTATATATAAAATCTAAAATCCATGGCCAAAAATACCATGTAGCCATAAATATCACTAATAATAGTAATTACCCCGTGTAAAGTACACGTTAGTTATATAGTCTTGTGTTCATCAATCATTCATATAGACATAAGTTCATCAATCACTGAAACCAAATTTAGGGGCTTAATCTCAATCGCCACTATCGCTCACCTCCAAGCTACCTTTAGGTCTATCGAAACATGTATAACTCCTCCAAATTAACCCTAACCCCACCCACCCACCCTAAAAACGTCACCTGAGCTCGCAACAGGAGGGAAGTAGGGGAGCTTGGCATAgcaaatttgttttttttaaaagaggGGAAACCTCTGCTTTTAAGAAAGCAAACAGTTTGGGTACATACTGGGGTAACCAGTGACAAACAAAGCACAAAAAGAAACAAAGAGCAGACCGAACACAGTCTGGACACTCTACTCAAATCTCATGAACATCAGTTGGCATTGACGCGTTCGTCTTGAAGCTTCGCATCCAACAAACCACCTTGTCCTTCACTTGAGACATCCTCCATCTGTCGTCTTCCTTAagccgaatcatccacttctgtAACAAGGATAAAGCACCATACACTACATCAGATGGCATATTAGGGAATACTTTTTCAATAGCCATCTTATTTCTAGTCACCCAAAGTGTCCAGGCAAAGCCGGCAAACACAAACATGATAAGCCGAGATGGTAAAGGCCCCTTGCCATGTAACCAACTTCCCAACAGCTCGTGTAAAGATCTAGGCACTGACTCCAAATCAAACGCCTCTTTTAAGATTGCCCAAAGCATTCTTGCTAAGGGATAATCAAAGAAGAGGTGATTAATATTCTCCAAAACATTACAAACACAACATTTACCATCCCCTTTCCAACCTCGTTTGATCAAAGAAAGGCCAACCTGCAATTTGTTATTGAAGATTTGCCAAAGGAAATTTTTTATCTTTAACGGGATTTTGCACTTCCAGATTATGCCAGCTACCCTACTAGGCATGCCTCTGTTGGACAAGAATCTATAAAGGGATTTGGTTGTGAAAGATTTATATTTATCAAGAGCCCAGAACACAGCATCAGGACTGTCACTTATCGAAATATGTTGCAACTCATCATAAAGCCCTATCCATCTCTCGAACTCCTCGCTAGAAAGAGCTCTATGGAAGTCTATAAACCAATCCTGATTTACCCAACAATCAGAAACAGTGCTATATGGATCTCTCACCATTCTGTAAAGATCATCATACTAAATCTTGAGTGGAACCTCCCTCAGCCAACAATCTTGCCAGAACAGACAGTTCCTACCATTCCCCACTCTAAAGGTTGCCCCCCATTTAAACTGATGCTTAATTTTATGCAAACCTTGCCAAAACTGGGAACATCCTTTGCTTTTGGAAGAAAAGAAGTTAACCCCTACCATGTATTTAGCTTTTAGGAGTTTAAACCACAAAGCATCTGGCTCTTGCAGAATCTTCCAAATCCATTTAACTAGCAAACAATCATTCATCAACCTAGTATTAATAATTCCCAAACCCCCCAAATCTTTTGGATAGCAAATTTGTTTTCATTAACATATGTCGTTGATCCATGAGCATCACTTAAAGCCACAAGTCACATCATACAAGTTGCGTTCCTCGGCCCTGCAGCTTTTCCCACCTCTTTGGAAGTTGGCTTCGAGGGTTTTAGAAGGTTCTCAAACCTTTAATTTTGTTGGGAGCGGTGGCTACTTGTTGGTCACTTTCGTTATGCACAAATGAATTGGTATTTGGAAAGAAACATGTTTACTCTCCCTTGCATGTGGTTTATTCGGTAATCCATTGGCTGCATACATAGGTTATCCTCCAAAAGCCTTACACACAGGATTTGGTGCAGAAGGCATTGGAACAATTGATGCAACTGGTTACGATATTTTTCTCCCGGGCACATGGGTGGCGATCTAGTCTTAGAATTG is part of the Sorghum bicolor cultivar BTx623 chromosome 10, Sorghum_bicolor_NCBIv3, whole genome shotgun sequence genome and harbors:
- the LOC8065768 gene encoding uncharacterized protein LOC8065768: MFPSSSASATAPRFLRPFTGATAVPRRAMAAASAGGPSDPSTPQQSSPTTKAVRVVVKGRVQGVFFRDWTVETARSLGLAGWVRNRRDGTVEALLSGDPDKVDEMVSRRIPVGPPAAVVTAVVPSPAEPVAPDEGFHRKPTA
- the LOC110430767 gene encoding uncharacterized protein LOC110430767, coding for MARCAPERRHGGMNAASGGTRYTRLDTPVCGWTISQRAYISSVRIAVGRPMDVRQILHSPLRFGGVLGLLAELEPNVPRAAAHTQCKIDIEGAIVRPFCS